A single genomic interval of Bradyrhizobium sp. AZCC 1693 harbors:
- a CDS encoding methyltransferase domain-containing protein, which translates to MVSNPAAAPILFDRALLRARMERARRGGPATFLLDRIREDMEERLQAVTRNFADVADIWTPGELLRMPIADRFQSIRRIDPDQSETLRLPSQSLDLAVSALAFQFVNDLPGVLAQIRRALRPDGLLLAAMIGGDTLTELRQSFAAAEAECEGGVSPRVAPFADLRDIGSLLQRAGLALPVTDVDRVVVRYDSAFALMADLRRMGATNILVERRRTPTRRATMLRMAQIYGERFADADGRIRATFDLVWLSGWAPHESQPKPLRPGSAKASLEAAVKKTAPK; encoded by the coding sequence ATGGTTTCGAACCCGGCTGCCGCACCCATCCTGTTCGACCGCGCGCTGTTGCGTGCGCGGATGGAACGCGCGCGGCGTGGCGGGCCGGCGACGTTTCTGCTCGATCGCATCCGGGAGGATATGGAGGAGCGGCTGCAGGCGGTGACGCGGAATTTTGCCGATGTCGCCGATATCTGGACGCCGGGCGAATTGCTGCGAATGCCCATCGCCGATCGCTTTCAGTCGATCAGGCGCATCGATCCCGATCAATCGGAAACGCTGCGCTTGCCGTCGCAATCGCTCGACCTCGCCGTCTCTGCGCTCGCATTCCAGTTCGTCAACGATCTCCCCGGCGTGCTGGCGCAAATCCGCCGCGCGCTCAGACCCGACGGGCTGTTGCTGGCGGCGATGATCGGCGGCGACACCTTGACGGAGCTCAGGCAATCCTTTGCGGCAGCAGAAGCCGAATGCGAGGGCGGGGTATCGCCGCGGGTCGCGCCGTTTGCGGATTTGCGCGATATCGGCAGCCTCTTGCAGCGCGCGGGGCTGGCGCTGCCGGTCACCGACGTCGATCGCGTCGTGGTGCGCTATGACAGTGCGTTTGCGCTGATGGCCGATCTGAGGCGGATGGGCGCGACCAATATCCTGGTCGAGCGGCGGCGGACGCCGACCCGCCGCGCCACCATGCTGCGGATGGCGCAAATCTACGGCGAGCGTTTTGCCGACGCGGACGGCCGCATCCGCGCGACTTTCGATCTTGTCTGGCTGTCCGGCTGGGCGCCGCATGAGAGCCAGCCGAAGCCGCTGCGTCCGGGCTCGGCGAAAGCGAGTTTGGAAGCGGCGGTGAAGAAAACTGCTCCCAAATAG
- a CDS encoding (deoxy)nucleoside triphosphate pyrophosphohydrolase, with amino-acid sequence MADIKLTLVVACALVDVDKRVLIAQRPGGKALAGLWEFPGGKVEPGERPEQTLIRELHEEIGIDVSEPCLAPLTFASYACDSFHLLMPLYICRRWEGMVTAREGQQLAWVRANKLRDYPMPPADIPLIPHLIDLLM; translated from the coding sequence ATGGCTGACATCAAGCTCACTCTCGTGGTCGCCTGCGCGCTGGTCGACGTCGACAAGCGGGTGCTGATCGCGCAGCGCCCCGGAGGCAAGGCGCTGGCGGGGCTGTGGGAATTTCCCGGCGGCAAGGTCGAGCCCGGCGAACGGCCGGAGCAGACGCTGATACGCGAACTTCATGAGGAGATCGGGATCGACGTCAGCGAGCCGTGCCTCGCGCCGCTGACTTTTGCCAGCTACGCCTGTGACAGCTTTCATTTGCTGATGCCGCTTTACATCTGCCGGCGCTGGGAGGGCATGGTGACGGCGCGCGAGGGCCAGCAACTGGCCTGGGTCCGCGCCAACAAGCTGCGCGACTACCCGATGCCGCCCGCGGACATTCCGCTGATCCCGCATTTGATCGATTTGTTGATGTGA
- the argJ gene encoding bifunctional glutamate N-acetyltransferase/amino-acid acetyltransferase ArgJ, which yields MSTTISPLAPTDVPEMPAIAGVKLATAAAGIRYKGRTDVLLAVMDKGTTVAGVFTKSKCPSAPVEWCRAKLGRGQARALVVNSGNANAFTGKTGKQSTALTAQTAAKAVGCATSDVFLASTGVIGEPLDATKFDGVLATLAEAATPDHWMAAAKAIMTTDTFPKVATATVKLGKTKVTINGMAKGAGMIMPDMATMLSFVFTDAPLSSAVLQSLLKSGVEDTFNAITIDSDTSTSDTLLAFATGAAAADGAPKISRASDPRLTAFAKAFYEVLANLAEQVARDGEGARKLVEVVVEGATTKTSARKIAMSIANSPLVKTAIAGEDANWGRVVMAVGKAGEPANRDKLSISFNGIRVAKSGARDPSYNEAEVSAVMKNPKIQIKVALGLGKGRDRVLTCDLTKEYVAINGDYRS from the coding sequence ATGTCCACCACCATCTCCCCCCTCGCCCCGACCGATGTCCCCGAGATGCCGGCGATTGCGGGCGTGAAGCTCGCGACCGCCGCCGCCGGCATCCGCTACAAGGGGCGTACCGACGTGCTGCTCGCCGTCATGGACAAGGGCACCACGGTAGCCGGCGTCTTCACCAAATCGAAATGCCCGTCCGCTCCCGTCGAATGGTGCCGCGCGAAGCTCGGCCGCGGACAAGCCCGCGCGCTGGTGGTGAATTCCGGCAACGCCAACGCATTCACCGGCAAGACCGGCAAGCAGTCGACGGCGCTGACCGCGCAAACCGCAGCGAAGGCGGTCGGCTGCGCGACCTCCGACGTGTTCCTCGCCTCCACCGGCGTGATCGGCGAGCCGCTCGACGCCACCAAGTTCGACGGCGTGCTGGCGACGCTGGCCGAGGCCGCCACGCCCGACCACTGGATGGCTGCTGCCAAGGCGATCATGACCACCGATACGTTCCCGAAGGTCGCAACCGCCACGGTGAAGCTCGGCAAGACCAAGGTGACCATCAACGGCATGGCCAAGGGCGCCGGCATGATCATGCCCGACATGGCGACCATGCTGTCCTTTGTGTTCACCGACGCGCCGCTGTCGTCGGCCGTGCTGCAGTCGCTGCTCAAGAGCGGCGTCGAGGACACCTTCAACGCCATCACCATCGACAGCGACACCTCGACATCGGATACGCTGTTGGCCTTCGCGACCGGCGCTGCCGCTGCCGACGGCGCGCCGAAGATCAGCCGCGCCAGCGATCCCAGGCTGACGGCGTTCGCCAAAGCCTTCTACGAGGTACTGGCCAACCTTGCCGAACAGGTGGCCCGCGACGGCGAAGGCGCGCGCAAGCTGGTCGAGGTGGTCGTCGAAGGCGCGACCACCAAGACCTCGGCGCGCAAGATCGCCATGTCGATCGCGAATTCGCCGCTGGTGAAGACGGCGATCGCCGGCGAGGACGCCAATTGGGGCCGCGTGGTGATGGCGGTCGGCAAGGCCGGCGAGCCCGCCAACCGCGACAAGCTTTCGATCTCGTTCAACGGCATTCGCGTCGCGAAAAGCGGCGCGCGCGATCCGTCCTACAACGAGGCCGAGGTTTCCGCGGTGATGAAAAATCCGAAGATCCAGATCAAGGTCGCGTTGGGTCTCGGCAAGGGCCGTGACCGCGTGCTGACCTGCGACCTCACCAAGGAATATGTCGCGATCAACGGCGACTATCGCTCGTAA
- a CDS encoding peptidylprolyl isomerase yields MTTSFPETKTGLRFGLASLAATACLAAILAASLPVRAQDNPVLAKVNGVEIRQSDVALAEEELGPSLAQMDPATKKDNVLAFLIDLKIVAKAAEDKKVENSEDFKKRLAFTRSRLLMDSLLATEGKAATTDDAMKKVYEEASKQITGEMEVHARHILVETEDEAKAIAEELKKGGDFAELAKKRSKDPGASDGGDLGFFTKEQMVPEFSAVAFTLEPGKISDPVKSQFGWHIIKVEEKRARKAPDFEQVKAQIETYVTRKAQAEYVAKLREAAKVERMDKPAEAAKPEAAKPGDSKMAPPAKK; encoded by the coding sequence ATGACCACCTCGTTCCCGGAAACGAAAACCGGCCTGCGCTTCGGCCTCGCCTCCCTGGCCGCGACGGCCTGTCTGGCTGCGATTCTGGCCGCCAGCCTGCCGGTTCGTGCCCAGGACAACCCCGTTCTCGCCAAGGTTAACGGTGTTGAGATCCGCCAGAGCGACGTCGCACTCGCGGAGGAGGAACTCGGCCCCAGCCTCGCGCAAATGGATCCGGCGACCAAGAAGGACAATGTGCTGGCCTTCCTGATCGACCTGAAAATCGTCGCCAAGGCCGCCGAGGACAAGAAGGTCGAGAATTCCGAAGACTTCAAGAAGCGTCTGGCGTTCACGCGCAGCCGCCTGCTGATGGACAGCCTGCTCGCCACCGAGGGCAAGGCCGCGACCACCGATGACGCCATGAAGAAGGTCTATGAGGAGGCCTCCAAGCAGATCACTGGTGAAATGGAAGTTCACGCCCGCCACATCCTGGTCGAGACCGAGGACGAGGCCAAGGCGATCGCCGAAGAGCTGAAGAAGGGCGGCGACTTCGCCGAGCTGGCGAAGAAGAGGTCCAAGGACCCCGGCGCCTCCGATGGCGGCGATCTCGGCTTCTTCACCAAGGAACAGATGGTGCCGGAATTCTCCGCCGTCGCCTTCACGCTCGAGCCCGGCAAGATCTCCGACCCCGTGAAGTCGCAATTCGGCTGGCACATCATCAAGGTCGAGGAAAAGCGCGCTCGCAAGGCCCCCGACTTCGAGCAGGTCAAGGCCCAGATCGAGACCTATGTGACGCGCAAGGCCCAGGCCGAATACGTCGCCAAGCTTCGCGAAGCCGCCAAGGTCGAGCGCATGGACAAGCCGGCGGAAGCCGCCAAGCCGGAAGCCGCCAAGCCCGGGGATTCCAAGATGGCGCCCCCGGCGAAGAAGTAA
- the secA gene encoding preprotein translocase subunit SecA, translated as MIGALARKFFGSANDRRVKGYQSRVNAINALEPELAALSDEALKTRTAEFRQQLADGKTLDDILVPAFATVREAAKRTLGQRHFDVQLIGGMVLHEGDIAEMKTGEGKTLVATLAVYLNALAGRGVHVVTVNDYLARRDSEWMGQIYQFLGLTVGVIVHGLDDAERKEAYSRDITYGTNNEYGFDYLRDNMKYRLEDMVQRGHFYAIVDEVDSILIDEARTPLIISGPLDDRSEFYNTIDTFFPQLDKTDYEVDEKQRTVTLTEAGMEKIETLLRDAGQLKGDSLYDVENVSVVHHINQALRAHSLFTRDKDYIVRDGEVVIIDEFTGRMMQGRRYSEGLHQALEAKEHVQVQPENQTLASITFQNYFRMYEKLAGMTGTALTEADELFDIYKLEVVEIPTNVAVARLDEDDEVYRTQNEKYAAILAEIERANKRLQPVLVGTASIEKSEVLADYLKKHGYKQIDFGSESGMEKLYAAARAGKPAKLFAVLNARFHEQEAYIVAEAGVPGAITIATNMAGRGTDIKLGGSLDMRIQQETAGIADEAEKAKKIEQIKADIERFREIVLKAEDVVEVEPAKGNKPARTINKPGGLYIMGSERHESRRIDNQLRGRSGRQGDPGRSKFFLSLEDDLMRIFGSDRLDSMLQRLGLQEGEAIIHPWINKALEKAQQKVEARNFDIRKNLLKFDNVQNDQRKVIFDQRVELMKSDSVAEMVADMRHDFIDDIVVKHVPEHAYAEQWDVAGLKEELKRVLDVDLPVEEWAKEEGIADEELLTRIEQRVDEHMAAKVAQWGPEVMRYVEKTILLQTLDHLWREHLIMLDHLRQVIGLRGYGQRDPLQEYKSEAFGLYEAMTAHLREAVTAQLMRVEIVPPEEQQPLPAMEAHKFDPNTGEDEMAFANVSLVPEAIAADRDPKNPASWGKVGRNEDCPCGSGKKYKHCHGKYG; from the coding sequence ATGATCGGCGCGCTCGCCCGCAAGTTTTTCGGCTCCGCCAACGACCGGCGGGTGAAGGGATATCAGTCCCGCGTCAACGCCATCAACGCGCTTGAGCCCGAGCTCGCCGCGCTTTCCGACGAGGCGCTGAAGACCCGCACCGCCGAATTCCGCCAGCAGCTTGCCGACGGCAAGACGCTCGACGACATCCTGGTTCCGGCCTTCGCCACCGTGCGCGAGGCCGCCAAGCGCACCCTCGGCCAACGGCATTTCGACGTCCAGCTGATCGGCGGCATGGTGCTGCATGAGGGCGACATCGCCGAGATGAAGACCGGCGAAGGCAAGACGCTGGTGGCAACCCTCGCGGTCTATCTCAATGCGCTGGCAGGCCGAGGCGTCCATGTCGTCACCGTCAACGACTATCTCGCTCGTCGTGACTCGGAATGGATGGGCCAGATCTACCAGTTCCTCGGGCTGACCGTCGGCGTGATCGTCCACGGCCTCGACGATGCCGAGCGCAAGGAAGCCTATTCGCGCGACATCACCTACGGCACCAACAACGAATACGGCTTCGACTATCTGCGCGACAACATGAAGTACCGCCTGGAGGACATGGTCCAGCGCGGCCATTTCTACGCCATCGTCGACGAAGTCGACTCGATCCTGATCGACGAGGCGCGCACGCCGCTGATCATCTCCGGTCCGCTCGACGACCGCTCGGAATTCTACAACACCATCGACACCTTCTTCCCCCAGCTCGACAAGACCGATTACGAGGTCGACGAAAAGCAGCGCACCGTGACGCTGACCGAGGCCGGCATGGAGAAGATCGAGACGCTGTTGCGCGACGCCGGCCAGCTCAAGGGCGATTCGCTCTACGACGTCGAGAACGTTTCGGTCGTTCACCACATCAACCAGGCGCTGCGGGCGCACTCGCTGTTCACGCGCGACAAGGACTACATCGTCCGCGACGGCGAAGTCGTCATCATCGACGAATTCACCGGCCGCATGATGCAGGGCCGCCGCTATTCCGAAGGCCTGCACCAGGCGCTGGAAGCCAAGGAGCACGTCCAGGTCCAGCCGGAAAACCAGACGCTGGCCTCGATCACGTTCCAGAACTATTTCCGGATGTACGAAAAGCTCGCCGGCATGACCGGTACGGCGCTGACCGAAGCCGACGAACTGTTCGACATCTACAAGCTCGAGGTCGTGGAAATCCCGACCAACGTGGCGGTCGCGCGTCTCGACGAGGACGATGAAGTCTACCGCACCCAGAACGAGAAATACGCCGCGATCCTGGCCGAGATCGAACGCGCCAACAAGCGGCTGCAGCCCGTGCTGGTCGGCACCGCCTCGATCGAGAAGTCGGAGGTGCTGGCCGATTATTTGAAAAAGCACGGCTACAAGCAGATCGATTTCGGCTCGGAATCCGGGATGGAGAAGCTCTACGCCGCGGCGCGTGCGGGCAAGCCTGCGAAGCTGTTTGCGGTGTTGAACGCGCGCTTCCACGAACAGGAAGCCTATATCGTCGCCGAAGCCGGCGTCCCCGGCGCGATCACGATCGCCACCAACATGGCCGGCCGCGGCACCGACATCAAGCTCGGCGGCTCGCTCGATATGCGGATCCAGCAGGAGACCGCTGGCATTGCCGACGAGGCCGAGAAGGCCAAAAAGATCGAACAGATCAAGGCCGACATCGAACGCTTCCGCGAGATCGTGCTGAAGGCCGAGGACGTGGTCGAGGTCGAGCCTGCCAAGGGCAACAAGCCGGCCAGGACCATCAACAAGCCCGGTGGGCTCTACATCATGGGCTCGGAGCGGCATGAGTCCCGCCGCATCGACAACCAGTTGCGCGGCCGTTCCGGCCGTCAGGGCGACCCCGGACGCTCAAAATTCTTCCTGTCGCTGGAAGACGATCTGATGCGGATCTTCGGCTCCGACCGGCTCGACAGCATGCTGCAGCGGCTCGGCCTGCAAGAGGGCGAGGCCATCATCCATCCCTGGATCAACAAGGCGCTGGAAAAGGCGCAGCAGAAGGTCGAGGCCCGCAACTTCGACATCCGCAAGAACCTGCTCAAGTTCGACAACGTGCAGAACGACCAGCGCAAGGTGATCTTCGACCAGCGCGTCGAGCTGATGAAGAGCGACAGCGTGGCCGAAATGGTCGCGGACATGCGTCATGACTTCATCGACGACATCGTCGTCAAGCATGTGCCGGAACACGCCTATGCCGAGCAGTGGGATGTCGCGGGCCTCAAGGAAGAACTGAAGCGCGTGCTCGACGTCGACCTGCCGGTCGAGGAATGGGCCAAGGAAGAGGGCATTGCCGACGAGGAATTGCTGACGCGGATCGAACAGCGCGTCGACGAGCACATGGCGGCCAAGGTGGCGCAGTGGGGCCCCGAGGTGATGCGCTACGTCGAGAAGACCATCCTCTTGCAGACGCTGGATCACCTCTGGCGCGAGCACCTGATCATGCTCGATCATCTGCGTCAGGTGATCGGCCTGCGCGGCTACGGCCAGCGCGATCCGTTGCAGGAATACAAGTCGGAAGCCTTCGGCCTGTATGAGGCGATGACCGCGCATCTGCGCGAGGCGGTGACGGCGCAATTGATGCGCGTCGAGATCGTGCCGCCGGAAGAGCAGCAGCCGCTGCCGGCGATGGAGGCGCACAAGTTCGATCCCAATACCGGCGAAGACGAGATGGCCTTTGCCAATGTCTCGCTGGTGCCCGAGGCCATTGCCGCCGATCGCGATCCCAAGAACCCCGCAAGCTGGGGCAAGGTCGGCCGCAACGAGGATTGCCCCTGCGGCAGCGGCAAGAAGTACAAGCACTGCCACGGGAAGTACGGCTGA